A stretch of the uncultured Desulfobacter sp. genome encodes the following:
- a CDS encoding response regulator transcription factor produces MKINIILADDHHLIREGLRLLLDREKDFSVLAEADDGRAALSAVKKFKPDLVIMDVSMPELNGMEATRKIISEAPGTKVLALSMYSDKRFVEGMFLAGVSGYILKNCIAKELVSAVRLVAKGQVYISPEIAGTIVDGYLSCVVSENDTNRGINRKSLTDREREILQLISEGQNTKEIAEKLHVSSKTVDAHRRNIMTKIGVQSIAELTKFAIREGITTL; encoded by the coding sequence ATGAAAATCAATATCATTCTTGCTGATGATCATCATTTGATTCGTGAAGGGCTCAGGCTGCTTCTTGACCGCGAAAAGGATTTTTCAGTTCTCGCTGAGGCCGACGATGGAAGGGCCGCCCTGTCGGCAGTTAAAAAATTTAAACCGGATCTTGTGATTATGGATGTCTCCATGCCTGAATTAAACGGTATGGAGGCCACCCGCAAAATCATATCCGAAGCTCCCGGCACCAAAGTTTTGGCCCTTTCCATGTACTCAGACAAGCGCTTTGTTGAAGGGATGTTCCTGGCGGGGGTATCCGGTTATATCCTGAAAAATTGCATTGCAAAAGAACTGGTTTCGGCCGTCCGCCTGGTGGCAAAAGGGCAGGTCTACATCAGCCCTGAAATTGCAGGAACCATTGTAGACGGATACCTGTCGTGCGTTGTTTCTGAAAATGATACGAATCGGGGCATAAATCGAAAATCTTTGACGGATCGTGAACGTGAAATTCTTCAATTGATTTCCGAAGGTCAAAATACCAAAGAGATCGCTGAAAAACTTCATGTAAGCTCAAAAACCGTCGATGCCCACCGAAGAAACATCATGACAAAGATCGGCGTCCAGTCCATTGCGGAACTGACCAAATTTGCCATACGGGAAGGGATTACCACCCTGTAA
- a CDS encoding CHASE4 domain-containing protein, with product MRTKILGVLLAVMLLYGVLSYAIERFVVFPSFVLQERLEAEKDLNRCLEALRREIHYLDEFVHDWAAWDDAYAFVQDANMDFIRSNLVYTTFIDNRLNLIMVLDLEGRVLWKKIVDLKSGLELNITQFAEDRFPLSHVFMAHTKDIESSVAGVYATDKGPLLMASRPVIQSLHTGPPKGYLIMGRFLNERYMKTLADQTKVDHRYWLLHDTSISAESGSVFERLKKNSGPVFEEQNKNMLFAYGVFKGLTDSSDLIIRAEIPRQIMKYAVNTMFFVLISTILAGFILLLVMFFLLNRVVIEPLGKLTERVVSLGNSKPPLSPLFLDRNDEIGILCGEFQMLFNKLTQVHKNLQQTNTHLNHEIRERKSSQEKLQSHRTRLRQLTYKLLLTEERERRRLASDLHDQISQNLAICRLKLSMLKESCTAVNRTRAMEMKEVEDILEDIIQKTRTLTFEISPPILYELGLKPALEWLLENTFSQSGIETLLEGDLKKNRLDNSLSILVFRTVRELLHNIIKHANASQITVSLSQEAYFFEIRVTDNGVGFNPEKQYKNIGFGLFSIREQFSSIGGKFVVLSEPGTGTRAILRVPYHLKHTI from the coding sequence TTGAGAACAAAAATTCTGGGCGTTTTATTGGCGGTAATGCTTTTATACGGTGTTTTAAGCTACGCGATTGAGCGGTTCGTAGTTTTTCCAAGTTTTGTTCTGCAAGAACGACTTGAGGCAGAAAAAGACTTGAACCGGTGTCTTGAAGCCCTGAGAAGGGAAATTCATTATCTTGACGAATTTGTCCATGACTGGGCGGCCTGGGATGATGCGTATGCGTTTGTTCAGGACGCCAATATGGACTTCATCCGGTCTAATTTGGTTTATACAACTTTTATCGACAACAGATTGAACCTCATCATGGTCCTGGATCTTGAAGGCCGTGTCCTCTGGAAAAAAATAGTGGATTTAAAATCCGGCCTGGAATTGAACATCACCCAGTTCGCCGAAGACCGTTTTCCGCTTTCCCATGTATTCATGGCGCACACAAAAGATATAGAGAGCAGTGTTGCCGGAGTTTATGCCACCGATAAAGGCCCCCTTCTTATGGCGTCTCGGCCTGTCATCCAAAGCCTTCATACCGGGCCGCCCAAAGGTTATTTGATTATGGGTCGTTTTCTGAATGAGAGATACATGAAAACCCTGGCGGATCAGACCAAGGTGGATCATCGGTATTGGCTTTTACACGATACGTCTATTTCTGCTGAATCCGGATCTGTATTTGAGAGATTGAAAAAAAATTCCGGTCCCGTGTTTGAAGAACAAAATAAAAACATGCTTTTTGCTTACGGTGTTTTCAAAGGACTGACCGATTCTTCTGACCTCATTATCCGAGCCGAAATTCCACGCCAAATTATGAAATATGCCGTAAACACAATGTTTTTTGTTTTAATCTCCACGATTTTGGCCGGGTTTATTCTGCTGCTTGTGATGTTTTTTTTATTGAACCGGGTGGTGATTGAACCTTTGGGAAAACTAACGGAGAGAGTCGTTTCCTTAGGAAACTCAAAACCGCCTTTATCTCCACTTTTTTTAGACAGGAATGATGAAATAGGCATTTTATGCGGTGAGTTTCAAATGCTCTTCAATAAACTTACCCAGGTTCATAAGAATCTGCAACAGACCAATACCCATTTAAATCATGAAATCCGGGAGCGGAAAAGTTCCCAGGAAAAACTCCAGTCACATCGGACCCGGTTACGGCAACTTACTTACAAACTCCTTTTGACCGAAGAAAGGGAGAGGCGGCGTCTTGCCTCAGATCTTCATGACCAGATCAGTCAAAATCTGGCGATATGCCGGTTAAAACTCTCCATGCTCAAAGAGTCCTGCACCGCGGTTAATAGAACCCGGGCTATGGAAATGAAAGAAGTAGAAGATATACTCGAAGATATTATCCAAAAAACCCGGACCTTGACCTTTGAAATCAGCCCGCCAATACTTTATGAACTTGGGTTGAAGCCTGCCCTGGAGTGGCTTTTGGAAAACACCTTTAGCCAAAGCGGCATCGAAACACTTTTAGAGGGAGATCTAAAAAAAAATCGGCTGGATAATAGTCTGAGTATTCTTGTTTTTAGGACAGTAAGAGAATTGCTTCACAATATCATCAAACACGCAAACGCGTCACAAATAACGGTTAGTCTATCCCAAGAAGCGTATTTTTTTGAAATCCGTGTGACAGATAACGGGGTTGGGTTTAATCCTGAAAAACAGTATAAAAATATTGGATTCGGTCTATTCAGCATCCGGGAACAGTTCAGTTCCATTGGCGGCAAGTTCGTGGTTTTATCTGAACCCGGTACCGGAACCCGGGCCATTTTGAGGGTCCCGTATCATTTGAAACATACCATTTAA
- a CDS encoding ParM/StbA family protein codes for MEIIGIDVGFGFTKAYNGQNSVIFKSLIGDAAEIQFMSTLGDAAATANLHITLDNKTYFLGSYAERQSSLTEYTLNQEKMVEEFVKILALAAAGTCSQAHGPINVVTGLPVAYLKRDTKRLKEIIQGEHEIIYHHQDAPDEHRKLSIDKVHVIPQPIGSIFNLIFDDDGKICDRDLAASKLGVVDIGFKTTDFSIFDHLQYIERGSSTMETGVSKCFSVIADKLRQESGVNIELYKIFKFIESGVIKIRGKEYNVLNLKKRVYTHAASTIASDLNRLWKNDWDIDNIIISGGGSIPLAEFLIPSVEGNVIPIPKSIDARFNNVQGYCKFGHYKWGKDKVIASRPAPAPKEETPIQEEEPSSEETDKTGKGLAWLRRQNA; via the coding sequence ATGGAAATTATCGGCATAGATGTGGGGTTTGGTTTTACAAAAGCATATAACGGACAAAATTCGGTAATTTTCAAATCCCTGATCGGCGATGCAGCTGAAATCCAGTTTATGTCAACCTTGGGTGATGCTGCAGCAACGGCTAATCTGCATATCACCTTGGACAATAAAACTTATTTTTTAGGCTCCTATGCCGAACGTCAATCAAGCCTGACCGAATACACCCTTAACCAGGAAAAAATGGTGGAAGAATTCGTCAAAATCCTTGCCCTTGCGGCAGCAGGGACATGTTCCCAGGCCCATGGCCCGATCAATGTGGTAACCGGCCTGCCTGTAGCGTACTTAAAGCGGGATACCAAACGGCTTAAAGAGATTATCCAAGGTGAGCACGAAATCATCTACCATCACCAGGACGCCCCGGATGAACATAGAAAACTTTCCATTGACAAGGTGCATGTCATACCCCAGCCTATTGGGTCCATTTTCAACCTGATTTTTGACGATGACGGAAAAATCTGCGACAGGGATCTTGCGGCCTCCAAGCTCGGGGTGGTGGATATTGGTTTTAAAACAACGGATTTTTCTATTTTTGACCATCTCCAGTACATTGAAAGGGGCTCGTCAACCATGGAAACAGGGGTATCCAAATGCTTTTCGGTGATCGCGGATAAGCTGCGCCAGGAAAGTGGTGTCAATATCGAACTTTATAAAATTTTTAAATTCATCGAATCCGGTGTGATTAAAATTAGAGGCAAGGAATATAATGTGCTTAATCTTAAAAAGCGGGTGTATACACACGCAGCCTCGACCATCGCCTCTGATTTGAACCGGTTATGGAAAAATGACTGGGATATTGATAATATTATCATATCCGGAGGTGGGTCTATCCCTTTGGCCGAATTTCTGATACCATCCGTTGAAGGCAATGTGATCCCCATCCCCAAGAGCATTGACGCACGGTTTAATAATGTTCAGGGGTATTGTAAATTTGGTCATTATAAGTGGGGAAAAGACAAGGTGATAGCTTCCCGGCCGGCGCCTGCCCCTAAAGAAGAGACGCCGATCCAAGAAGAGGAACCGTCTTCGGAAGAAACAGATAAAACAGGGAAAGGACTTGCCTGGTTAAGAAGGCAAAACGCATAG
- the larB gene encoding nickel pincer cofactor biosynthesis protein LarB, translating into MNIDTLTKILSMVADGALPVGQAADQLKHLSFEDIGCAHVDHHRALRKGFPEVIFGQGKTSTQIIAILEKLEESENIVLVTRIDPGKADVVKSRFPSAQYFDDAHLLKIEKQPPKITGQGTILIVSAGTSDIPVAMEASLTAQAMGNQVKTLFDVGVAGIHRLFAHQSELESASVIIVAAGMEGALPSVVGGLVKSPVIAVPTSVGYGTSFNGMTALLGMLNSCSSNIAVVNIDNGFGAGYMAATINHVGIEY; encoded by the coding sequence ATGAACATTGACACACTGACAAAAATTCTTTCCATGGTGGCTGACGGTGCACTGCCTGTCGGACAGGCGGCAGATCAATTAAAACATCTCTCATTTGAAGATATTGGTTGCGCCCATGTGGATCATCATAGAGCACTGCGCAAAGGATTCCCCGAGGTGATTTTCGGGCAGGGTAAAACATCGACACAGATAATTGCCATTCTTGAAAAACTTGAAGAATCGGAAAATATTGTGCTTGTCACCCGCATTGACCCGGGAAAGGCCGACGTGGTTAAGTCCCGGTTTCCCAGTGCGCAATATTTTGATGACGCCCACCTGTTAAAAATCGAAAAACAGCCCCCGAAGATTACAGGCCAGGGGACGATCCTTATCGTCAGTGCCGGCACCTCCGATATCCCGGTGGCAATGGAAGCCTCTTTAACAGCCCAGGCCATGGGCAACCAGGTAAAAACCCTTTTTGATGTCGGGGTTGCAGGCATCCATCGCCTTTTCGCCCACCAAAGTGAACTTGAAAGCGCATCTGTGATTATTGTTGCCGCCGGTATGGAAGGTGCCCTGCCCTCGGTGGTGGGGGGACTTGTTAAATCCCCTGTCATTGCCGTGCCCACAAGTGTTGGTTACGGCACAAGCTTTAACGGTATGACCGCCCTTTTGGGCATGCTTAATTCCTGCAGTTCAAATATTGCTGTGGTCAACATAGACAATGGGTTTGGAGCAGGTTATATGGCTGCGACCATTAACCATGTGGGGATTGAATATTAA